A section of the Castanea sativa cultivar Marrone di Chiusa Pesio chromosome 12, ASM4071231v1 genome encodes:
- the LOC142619052 gene encoding uncharacterized protein LOC142619052, which translates to MVSKRQRLAKKRYREEHPDQFPKPEPTAPKDPDKKKKKKMSKFKRKKSESNASNDPNKPFRKGFTKHPLRVPGMKPGESCYICKAKEHIAKHCPEKAQWEKNKICLLCRHRGHSVKNCPNKNDETMDKKFCYNCGESGHSLAQCSQPLQEGGTKFANCFICNERGHLSKDCPQNTRGIYPKGGCCKICGGVTHLAKDCPNKGYRGSVAAAGAGYTSYVNEERPRGQVIKFASGDDLEDDFFTDDKHGGNKDGSESKVGLASKSKESCATPKKKQGPSIVNFVD; encoded by the exons ATGGTGAGCAAAAGACAGAGACTAGCTAAGAAGAGGTACAGAGAAGAACACCCAGACCAGTTCCCAAAGCCTGAGCCAACGGCCCCCAAAGACCcagacaagaagaagaaaaagaagatgagcAAGTTCAAGCGCAAAAAGTCTGAATCCAATGCATCCAATGACCCAAACAAACCCTTCAGAAAAGGGTTTACGAAACACCCACTTAGAGTCCCTGGGATGAAGCCTGGTGAGAGCTGTTATATTTGCAAAGCTAAAGAACATATTGCCAAGCATTGCCCTGAGAAAGCTCAATGGGAAAAGAACAAG ATATGCTTGCTTTGTCGGCATCGAGGGCATAGTGTCAAGAATTGCCCCAACAAGAATGATGAGACAATGGACAAGAAGTTCTGCTATAATTGTGGGGAATCCGGGCATTCGCTTGCTCAGTGCTCCCAACCTCTTCAAGAAG GAGGAACTAAGTTTGCCAATTGCTTTATATGTAATGAACGTGGACACTTGAGCAAGGATTGTCCTCAAAATACTCGTGGAATCTATCCAAAG GGTGGTTGTTGTAAAATATGTGGTGGTGTAACACATTTAGCAAAAGATTGTCCTAACAAAGGATACAGAGGTTCTGTAGCTGCTGCTGGAGCTGGTTACACAT CATATGTTAATGAAGAGAGGCCAAGAGGGCAAGTGATCAAATTCGCTAGCGGTGATGATCTTGAGGATGATTTCTTTACTGATGACAAACATGGTGGTAACAAAGATGGGTCCGAGTCAAAAGTTGGTTTGGCTTCTAAGTCCAAAGAAAGTTGTGCAACACCAAAGAAGAAACAGGGGCCCAGTATTGTGAATTTTGTGGAttga
- the LOC142619723 gene encoding actin-depolymerizing factor 7 — translation MANAVSGMAVHDECKLKFVELKAKRNYRFIIFKIEDQEVVVEKLGSPDETYEDFTESLPANECRYAVYDFDFITDENCQKSKIFFIAWSPDTSKVRSKMVYASSKDRFKRELDGIQVELQATDPSEMSLDIIKGRAL, via the exons ATG GCGAATGCGGTATCTGGAATGGCTGTGCATGATGAATGTAAACTGAAGTTCGTGGAGTTAAAAGCGAAGAGGAATTACCGGTTCATTATTTTCAAGATTGAGGATCAAGAAGTGGTGGTGGAGAAACTGGGAAGCCCAGATGAAACCTATGAAGACTTTACTGAGTCTCTGCCAGCCAATGAGTGCCGCTATGCTGTCTATGATTTTGATTTCATCACTGATGAGAATTGCCAGAAAAGCAAGATTTTTTTCATTGCATG GTCACCTGATACATCAAAGGTGAGAAGTAAGATGGTCTATGCTAGCTCCAAGGATAGATTCAAGAGGGAACTGGATGGCATTCAAGTCGAGTTGCAAGCAACAGATCCTAGTGAAATGAGCCTTGACATTATAAAAGGGCGAGCACTTTAA
- the LOC142619722 gene encoding receptor-like protein EIX1 has product MEASFRPVSFPFLAFLFLPNFFFFFFFCTGLSELRCIDTERQALLNFKQHLIDSSNRLSSWTVHGDCCQWEGVVCHNVTGYVHELHLRTSYPEGGLATDKQYEAYLLSMFGGFVGLIPHQLGNLSNLRFLNLESYITYGLYVNNLEWLSGLPLLQHLDMSYVNLSKASDWVQLTNTLPSLLDLRLYDCQLRPFVPPTPTVNSSSLLTLDLSENYFENTLIPSWIFGLRNLVSLDLSNTYCQGPISLDLQNMTSLSHLDLSGNNFNSSIPNWLYSFSRLEFLNLRNSTLQGSISSAIGNLTSAISIDLSGNEFGGKLPRSLGNLCTLREIRLSSNKWSQEISEILESLSGCLSDRLEILYLSRSQLHGHLTDELGVFKNLVELSFESNSISGPIPVSLANLSSLTNLDFSYNQFNGTLPQNFGQLKNLVSLSFQSNSISGPIPMSLENLSSLTNLDFSYNQFSGTLPQNFGQLKNLVSLSFQSNSISGPIPMSLENLSSLTNLDFSHNLFSGTLSQNFGQLKNLVSLFFRNNSISGPLPLSLGNLSSLTMLDLSNNLFNGTVPQNFGQLSKLGYLSIGSNMLEGVVSKSHFSNLTRLKEFYAFGNRLTLNVSHDWIPPFQLEFLSLRSWNLGPKFPPWLCSQRNLQYLDISNTQISDVIPPSIWNLSSQFHYLNLSHNQINGEIQNNPSILSTSRVIDLSSNQFKGSLPYISSSVIMLDLSNNSFSKSISSFLCFKTNDSKSIEYLNLERNNLSGKIPDCWMKWNSLVVLNLANNNFSGSFPASIGYLRLLKSLHLYNNKFSGNLPSSLRNCENLVTFDVAENEFVGSIPSWIGHRFSSLMILNLHSNNFHGHIPKELCALTSLQILDLSHNKLSGGILGCVKNFSAMATKNNSNADMSFHPSDYYYGETDPLESELLVIKGQALEYSTILHLVKCIDFSKNSLSGEIPKEITNLQGLQSLNLSYNLLIGSIPENIGAMGSLESIDFSMNQLFGQIPSSMSSLTFLNHLNLSNNNLIGKIPLGTQLQSFNESSFTGNKLCGLPLSNNCAINDVNPNNENKGSKHKGGLEVDWFFVSMALGFVVGFWGVCGPLLLNKQWRIMYFQFLDHMEYKLKSLVLL; this is encoded by the exons ATGGAGGCTTCCTTCAGACCCGTTTCATTCCCTTTCCTtgcctttctctttcttcctaacttcttcttcttcttcttcttctgcactGGACTTTCTGAGCTTCGTTGCATCGATACCGAGCGACAGGCTCTTCTCAACTTCAAGCAACATCTTATTGATTCTTCAAACCGGCTCTCCTCTTGGACTGTCCATGGGGATTGTTGTCAGTGGGAGGGTGTTGTCTGCCACAACGTCACTGGTTATGTACATGAACTCCATCTCAGAACCTCTTATCCTGAAGGTGGTCTTGCAACTGACAAACAATATGAAGCTTATTTGCTGTCAATGTTTGG GGGATTTGTGGGACTCATACCTCATCAACTTggaaatctctccaatttgcgCTTTCTCAATCTCGAAAGTTACATAACTTATGGTTTATATGTGAATAACCTTGAATGGCTTTCTGGTCTTCCTTTGCTACAACATCTTGATATGAGTTATGTAAATCTTAGCAAAGCCTCTGATTGGGTTCAACTCACAAACACACTCCCTTCCTTGTTAGACTTGCGGTTGTATGATTGCCAACTGAGGCCTTTCGTTCCACCGACTCCCACTGTTAACTCTTCATCTCTCCTCACCCTCGATCTTTCAGAGAACTATTTTGAAAACACTTTGATCCCATCATGGATCTTTGGTCTTCGTAATCTTGTTTCTCTTGATCTATCTAACACTTACTGTCAAGGTCCAATTTCTCTTGATCTCCAAAACATGACTTCTCTTAGTCACCTCGATCTATCTGGAAACAATTTCAACTCTTCAATTCCTAATTGGTTGTATAGTTTTAGTCGTCTCGAGTTTCTCAATCTTCGCAACAGTACTTTGCAGGGTTCAATCTCCAGTGCCATTGGAAACCTAACATCTGCCATTAGTATTGACTTGTCAGGAAATGAATTTGGAGGAAAGTTGCCAAGATCGTTGGGTAATCTCTGTACCTTAAGGGAAATCAGATTGTCATCCAACAAATGGAGTCAAGAGATATCTGAAATCTTAGAAAGTTTATCAGGGTGTCTTTCAGATAGACTAGAGATCTTATATTTAAGTCGTTCTCAACTTCATGGTCATTTGACTGATGAACTTGGGGTATTTAAAAATCTAGTCGAACTTTCTTTTGAGAGCAATTCAATTTCAGGTCCAATTCCAGTGTCTTTAGCAAATCTTTCATCTTTGACAAACCTGGATTTTTCATATAATCAGTTCAATGGAACTCTCCCTCAAAATTTTGGACAATTAAAAAATCTAGTCAGCCTTTCTTTTCAGTCAAATTCAATTTCAGGTCCAATTCCAATGTCTTTAGAAAATCTTTCATCTTTGACAAACCTGGATTTTTCATATAATCAGTTCAGTGGAACTCTTCCTCAAAATTTTGGACAATTAAAAAATCTAGTCAGCCTTTCTTTTCAGTCAAATTCAATTTCAGGTCCAATTCCAATGTCTTTAGAAAATCTTTCATCTTTGACAAACCTAGACTTTTCACATAATCTGTTTAGCGGAActctttctcaaaattttgggcAATTAAAAAATCTAGTCAGCCTTTTTTTTCGGAATAATTCAATCTCGGGTCCACTCCCACTGTCTTTAGGAAATCTTTCATCTTTGACAATGCTGGATCTTTCAAATAATCTATTCAACGGGACGGTTCCTCAAAATTTTGGGCAGCTTTCCAAGCTAGGCTATTTGTCTATTGGATCAAATATGTTGGAAGGTGTTGTGTCCAAATCTCATTTTTCCAATTTAACAAgattgaaagaattttatgcaTTTGGAAACCGGCTGACTTTAAATGTAAGTCATGATTGGATTCCTCCTTTTCAATTGGAGTTTTTGAGCTTGCGATCATGGAATTTAGGGCCAAAATTTCCTCCATGGCTTTGTTCACAAAGGAATCTTCAGTATTTGGACATATCCAACACACAAATTTCAGATGTGATTCCTCCTTCAATTTGGAACTTGTCTTCTCAATTCCATTATCTAAATCTTTCCCACAATCAAATCAATGGCGAGATTCAAAACAATCCTTCAATTTTGTCTACTTCTAGAGTGATTGATTTAAGTTCAAACCAATTCAAAGGTTCATTGCCTTATATATCCTCTAGTGTGATTATGCTAGATCTTTCTAACAATTCATTCTCCAAGtcaatttcatcatttttgtgTTTCAAGACAAATGACTCCAAAAGCATAGAATATCTCAATCTTGAAAGAAATAATTTATCAGGAAAAATTCCTGATTGTTGGATGAAGTGGAATAGCTTGGTGGTCCTAAATTTGgcaaacaacaattttagtgGCAGCTTTCCAGCATCCATTGGATATTTGAGACTTCTTAAGTCTTTGCACCTATACAATAACAAATTCTCGGGAAATTTACCATCATCTTTgagaaattgtgaaaatttggtGACTTTTGATGTTGCTGAAAATGAGTTTGTTGGAAGCATACCTTCATGGATAGGACACAGATTTTCAAGCTTGATGATTCTCAACCTTCACTCAAATAATTTCCATGGTCACATACCAAAGGAACTTTGTGCTCTTACCTCACTCCAAATCTTGGACCTTTCTCATAATAAGCTATCTGGAGGTATTCTTGGAtgtgtaaaaaattttagtgcCATGgccacaaaaaataattcaaatgcTGACATGAGTTTTCATCCATCAGATTATTATTATGGTGAAACTGACCCTCTTGAAAGCGAATTGCTTGTGATAAAGGGCCAAGCTCTTGAGTATAGCACCATTCTCCACCTAGTAAAATGTATAGACTTTTCCAAGAACAGTTTATCAGGAGAGATCCCTAAAGAAATAACCAATCTTCAAGGATTACAATCATTGAATCTATCATATAATCTCTTGATTGGAAGTATTCCTGAGAATATAGGTGCTATGGGATCTTTGGAATCAATTGATTTCTCTATGAACCAACTTTTTGGTCAAATTCCCTCAAGCATGTCaagtttgacatttttaaatcatttgaaCTTGTCAAACAATAATTTGATTGGGAAAATTCCTTTAGGCACTCAACTACAAAGCTTCAATGAGTCAAGTTTTACTGGAAACAAACTTTGTGGACTGCCACTTTCTAATAATTGTGCTATAAATGATGTCAACCCAAACAATGAAAACAAAGGGAGTAAACATAAGGGTGGACTTGAAGTGGATTGGTTCTTTGTAAGCATGGCACTCGGCTTTGTGGTTGGGTTTTGGGGTGTATGTGGCCCTTTACTATTGAACAAGCAATGGAGAATTATGTATTTTCAATTCCTAGATCACATGGAATACAAGCTTAAGAGTCTTGTTTTGTTGTAA